Proteins encoded in a region of the Nocardia asteroides genome:
- a CDS encoding GNAT family N-acetyltransferase: MSSAKPPVRPPLTVTAVDWEHPDAVTLRAEMAAEVGPRYAYLARQLRTNPNAVDPVTVHRTFVAYSDGPAGHAALRWNAEDLEVKRMFVRPAHRGSGAAALLLAAAEDAARLAGRPRLILQTGHLQPEAVRFYERSGYHRIPIFSPYEVLPLSNCFAKEL; this comes from the coding sequence ATGAGTTCCGCCAAGCCGCCGGTTCGTCCGCCGCTGACCGTGACCGCGGTGGACTGGGAGCATCCGGACGCGGTGACGTTGCGCGCGGAGATGGCCGCCGAGGTCGGGCCGCGCTACGCCTACTTGGCAAGGCAGTTGCGCACCAATCCGAATGCCGTCGATCCCGTCACCGTGCACCGCACCTTCGTGGCGTACTCGGACGGTCCGGCCGGCCACGCCGCCCTGCGATGGAACGCGGAGGACCTCGAGGTGAAGCGGATGTTCGTCCGCCCCGCGCACCGCGGTTCGGGCGCCGCGGCGCTGCTGCTGGCCGCCGCCGAGGATGCCGCCCGCCTGGCCGGACGCCCCCGATTGATTCTGCAGACCGGTCACCTGCAACCGGAGGCTGTTCGCTTCTACGAACGCAGCGGCTACCACCGTATTCCGATCTTCTCGCCGTACGAGGTGCTGCCGCTTTCGAATTGCTTCGCCAAGGAACTCTGA
- a CDS encoding HSP90 family protein — translation MVNSTPNGPAAVHDNYSFQVDLRGIVDLLSHHLYSSPRVYLRELLQNAVDAVTARARLDSGAPTAIRLTLDESGLRVSDPGIGLTETDVHRFLATIGRSSKRDEIEGARREFLGQFGIGLLACFTVAETIRVVTRSATDTTAPPVEWSASADGTYSVRSLHPGDHAEPGTTVWLTPRGGARAWFQPQRVIDLAREFGSLLPYAVTVESDGVVTTITDGVPVWRRAYPTAGERRAALLEYGHRRLGFQPLDVIDLDAGAAGVSGVAYVLSQPGNPSESSAHRVYLKGMLLGDAVRGVLPDWAFFVRCVIDTDTLRPTASREALYEDERLAVVREVLGDRIRDWLTEIAAEQPQRLAAFLSVHALGVKAMAGHSVDLLRIMLPHLSFETTDGRVPLTEFARNHRTVRVTSTVEEFRQVASTAAAQGIGVVNGGYAYDRELIMQLPRLLAGVEVVELDADAITAALDPVDPDDELALARVLALARTTLDPLSCDVIVRAFHPVSVPALYLDGRAARNERARAQTAEDADELWTEILGALAITAPRAQLVLNHRSPIVRRLARIGDSGFLKTAVESLYGQALLMTHRPLSAADTALLNRAFGEFLGWATQRAADRGEETE, via the coding sequence ATGGTGAACAGTACGCCCAACGGTCCGGCGGCGGTGCACGACAACTATTCGTTCCAGGTCGACCTGCGCGGGATCGTCGATCTGCTCTCTCATCACCTCTACTCGAGTCCGCGGGTCTATCTGCGCGAGCTGCTGCAGAATGCCGTCGACGCGGTCACCGCGCGCGCCCGGCTGGATTCGGGCGCGCCCACCGCGATACGGCTCACCCTGGACGAGTCCGGCCTGCGCGTCAGTGATCCCGGCATCGGTTTGACCGAGACCGACGTCCACCGGTTCCTCGCCACCATCGGCCGCTCGTCCAAACGCGACGAGATCGAGGGCGCACGACGAGAGTTCCTCGGACAGTTCGGCATCGGACTGCTGGCTTGCTTCACGGTCGCCGAGACCATCCGGGTGGTCACCCGATCGGCCACCGACACGACCGCACCGCCTGTCGAGTGGTCGGCCTCCGCCGACGGCACGTACTCGGTGCGCTCGCTCCATCCGGGCGACCACGCCGAGCCGGGCACCACGGTGTGGCTCACTCCCCGCGGGGGAGCGCGGGCGTGGTTCCAGCCGCAACGGGTGATCGATCTGGCCCGTGAATTCGGCTCGCTGCTGCCCTATGCGGTGACGGTGGAGTCGGACGGCGTCGTGACGACGATCACCGACGGAGTTCCGGTCTGGCGGCGCGCGTATCCGACGGCGGGCGAGCGCAGGGCCGCTCTGCTCGAATACGGTCACCGGAGGCTGGGCTTCCAGCCGCTCGATGTGATCGACCTCGATGCCGGGGCTGCCGGGGTCAGCGGCGTGGCCTATGTGCTGTCCCAGCCGGGGAACCCGTCGGAGAGCAGCGCGCATCGGGTGTACCTGAAAGGAATGTTGCTCGGCGACGCGGTGCGCGGCGTGCTGCCGGACTGGGCGTTCTTCGTGCGCTGTGTGATCGACACCGACACGCTGCGGCCCACCGCGTCGCGGGAGGCGCTCTACGAGGACGAGCGGCTGGCCGTCGTCCGCGAGGTGCTCGGCGATCGGATCCGGGACTGGCTCACCGAGATCGCCGCCGAACAACCGCAGCGACTGGCCGCGTTCCTGTCGGTGCACGCACTCGGGGTCAAGGCGATGGCGGGCCATTCGGTCGACCTGCTGCGCATCATGCTGCCCCATCTGAGTTTCGAGACCACAGACGGGCGCGTGCCGCTCACCGAGTTCGCCCGCAATCACCGCACCGTGCGAGTGACCTCCACAGTCGAGGAGTTCCGCCAGGTGGCCTCTACCGCCGCGGCGCAGGGCATCGGCGTCGTCAACGGCGGCTACGCCTACGACCGCGAGCTGATCATGCAGCTGCCCCGGTTGCTGGCGGGCGTCGAAGTGGTCGAACTGGACGCCGACGCGATCACCGCGGCACTCGACCCGGTCGACCCGGACGACGAATTGGCGCTGGCCCGGGTACTCGCGCTGGCGCGCACCACGCTCGATCCGCTCTCTTGCGACGTGATCGTGCGAGCCTTCCATCCGGTCTCGGTGCCCGCGCTCTACCTCGACGGGCGCGCCGCCCGCAACGAACGGGCCAGGGCGCAGACGGCCGAGGACGCCGACGAACTGTGGACCGAGATCCTCGGCGCACTGGCGATCACCGCGCCGCGTGCGCAGCTCGTGCTCAACCACCGCAGCCCGATCGTGCGCAGGCTGGCCCGTATCGGTGACTCGGGCTTCCTGAAGACGGCGGTGGAATCGCTGTACGGCCAAGCCTTGCTGATGACCCACCGTCCGCTCAGCGCCGCGGATACGGCATTGCTCAACCGCGCCTTCGGCGAATTCCTCGGTTGGGCCACCCAGCGTGCCGCCGACCGCGGCGAAGAGACGGAGTGA
- a CDS encoding DegV family protein, whose amino-acid sequence MAVVIVTDSSASLPAEHLDELDIAVVPLHVLVGDRAMREGVDPVDIDYASDTVTTSAASPGELRAVYELAWERSGGDGVVAVHISRRLSGTWEAGRQAVRDMDAADRVRLVDSLGAGLATGLPALAAARRAEDGAPLDAVYDTAVAAAARARTFILVNRTEQLRRGGRLSSAATFFGSELVTKPLLHMVEGRLELREKVRTRSKAYTKLVAAAVDVAGADGAAVAVQHLGAEDAAHTVAGQLRERIPGIEELIVAEFGPSLAVHLGMGALGVLVVPGGCR is encoded by the coding sequence GTGGCAGTCGTGATCGTCACCGATTCGTCCGCCAGCCTCCCTGCCGAACATCTCGACGAGCTGGATATCGCTGTCGTCCCCCTGCATGTCCTGGTCGGCGACCGGGCGATGCGAGAAGGCGTCGACCCGGTCGACATCGACTATGCCTCCGACACCGTGACCACTTCGGCCGCCTCACCCGGCGAGCTGCGCGCGGTCTACGAGCTTGCCTGGGAACGCAGTGGCGGCGACGGCGTTGTGGCGGTGCATATTTCCCGTCGGCTGTCCGGGACATGGGAGGCCGGCAGGCAGGCCGTGCGCGACATGGACGCCGCCGACCGCGTCCGCCTGGTCGACTCGCTGGGGGCCGGGCTGGCCACCGGGCTGCCGGCGCTGGCCGCCGCGCGGCGCGCCGAGGACGGGGCGCCGCTGGACGCGGTCTACGACACGGCGGTCGCCGCCGCCGCGCGCGCCCGCACGTTCATCCTGGTCAATCGCACCGAGCAGTTGCGCCGCGGCGGCAGGCTCTCGTCCGCGGCGACATTCTTCGGCAGCGAGCTGGTCACCAAGCCGCTGTTGCACATGGTCGAAGGGCGGCTGGAGCTGCGCGAGAAGGTCCGGACGCGCTCCAAGGCCTACACGAAACTCGTCGCCGCGGCGGTCGACGTGGCCGGTGCGGACGGCGCCGCCGTGGCCGTGCAACACCTCGGCGCCGAGGACGCCGCACACACCGTCGCGGGCCAGCTACGCGAACGCATTCCCGGAATCGAGGAACTCATCGTCGCCGAGTTCGGGCCGTCGCTGGCGGTGCACCTCGGAATGGGAGCGCTCGGCGTGCTCGTCGTCCCGGGCGGGTGTCGCTGA
- a CDS encoding VWA domain-containing protein, whose translation MATGSVPPDVASLSAPHGLAGHLVGFVEALRARGIPVGPSETVDAGRVVTVLDLMDREVLREGLACALLRRTTHRATFDGLFDLWFPVALGERARAVDEVEIPHTPAGQVDIPALRELLAELLAQESATPQLEALAAQLVEQLGQYQSARGPSFSSYQALKEVQPQTLLAKILAGMALGPDASEFDAEIARRAARQRITGFRATVEAETRRRVAERIGRERVATYGVARQAEDVDFLRASEAELTELKRSTQRLARILAARLAARRRHAHRGAIDLRRTLRASMSTGGVPIALVHRKPRPGRPELVLLCDVSGSVAGFSSFTLLLVSALREQFSRVRIFAFVDQIDEVTRFFDPHTQLDRAMARIFGEASVVGLDGHSDYGNALAGFARDFPDAVTSRSSLLILGDARTNYRDPELNTLRSLVGVAKHAHWLNPEPRNQWGSGDSAADKYREVIEMHECRSAKQLTAVVSRLLPV comes from the coding sequence ATGGCGACCGGATCGGTCCCCCCGGATGTCGCGTCGCTGAGCGCGCCGCACGGGCTGGCGGGGCATCTGGTCGGCTTCGTGGAGGCGCTGCGAGCGCGGGGGATACCGGTCGGACCTTCGGAGACGGTAGATGCGGGCCGGGTGGTGACCGTGCTCGACCTGATGGACCGCGAGGTGCTGCGCGAAGGACTGGCCTGCGCACTGCTGCGGCGAACCACCCACCGGGCAACCTTCGACGGGCTGTTCGACCTGTGGTTCCCGGTCGCGCTCGGAGAACGCGCTCGCGCGGTGGACGAGGTCGAGATCCCGCACACGCCTGCCGGGCAGGTGGACATCCCCGCGCTGCGTGAGCTACTCGCCGAACTGCTGGCACAGGAGTCGGCGACCCCGCAGCTGGAGGCGCTGGCCGCGCAACTGGTCGAGCAACTCGGCCAGTACCAATCCGCCCGCGGTCCTTCGTTCTCGTCGTACCAGGCGCTGAAAGAGGTGCAGCCGCAGACGTTGCTGGCGAAGATCCTCGCGGGTATGGCCCTCGGACCGGATGCGAGCGAGTTCGACGCCGAAATCGCCCGGCGCGCCGCTCGGCAGCGCATCACCGGTTTCCGCGCGACCGTCGAAGCCGAGACGCGGCGGCGGGTCGCCGAACGGATCGGCCGCGAACGGGTGGCGACCTACGGAGTCGCCCGCCAAGCCGAGGACGTCGACTTCCTGCGCGCCTCGGAGGCCGAACTCACCGAGCTCAAGCGCAGTACCCAGCGGTTGGCCCGCATTCTGGCCGCGCGCCTGGCCGCACGGCGCAGGCACGCTCACCGCGGCGCCATCGATCTGCGCCGTACGTTGCGCGCGTCCATGTCGACCGGCGGGGTGCCCATTGCTCTCGTGCACCGCAAGCCGCGGCCGGGGCGCCCCGAACTGGTACTGCTGTGCGACGTCTCCGGTTCGGTGGCCGGCTTCAGCAGCTTCACGCTGTTGCTGGTGAGCGCGCTGCGCGAACAGTTCTCCCGGGTGCGTATCTTCGCCTTCGTCGACCAGATCGATGAGGTGACCCGATTCTTCGATCCGCACACCCAACTGGATCGGGCGATGGCCAGGATCTTCGGTGAGGCGAGCGTCGTCGGCCTGGACGGGCACTCCGACTACGGCAATGCGCTGGCCGGGTTCGCCAGGGATTTCCCGGACGCCGTCACGAGCCGCAGTTCGCTGCTGATCCTCGGCGACGCACGCACGAACTACCGTGATCCCGAGCTGAACACTTTGCGGTCGCTGGTCGGGGTCGCCAAGCACGCGCACTGGCTCAATCCGGAACCGCGCAATCAGTGGGGCTCCGGCGATTCCGCCGCGGACAAGTACCGCGAGGTGATCGAGATGCACGAATGCCGCTCGGCCAAACAGCTCACCGCGGTCGTCTCGCGGCTGCTGCCGGTGTAG
- a CDS encoding MoxR family ATPase — protein MVSESAVQEPVFSSVEDVVERLASTGYLADKATATSVFLADRLGKPLLIEGPAGVGKTELARAVAQTSGAELVRLQCYEGVDEARALYEWNHAKQILRIQASSENDWEETKADVFTEEFLLSRPLLTAIRRTDPTVLLIDETDKADVEIEGLLLEVLSDFAVTVPELGTITASRKPFVVLTSNATRELSEALKRRCLYLHLDFPDEELERRILASRVPELSAAVAAQLVRIVHVLRGMQLKKLPSVAESIDWGRTLLALGLRDLDDTTVRATLGVVLKHQSDHQRALAELKLA, from the coding sequence GTGGTGTCGGAGAGCGCAGTACAGGAACCGGTCTTCTCGTCGGTGGAAGACGTGGTCGAACGGTTGGCGAGCACGGGCTACCTGGCGGACAAGGCCACCGCCACCTCGGTGTTCCTCGCCGACCGCTTGGGCAAGCCGCTGCTGATCGAGGGACCGGCGGGTGTGGGCAAGACCGAGCTGGCGCGCGCGGTCGCGCAGACTTCGGGCGCCGAGCTGGTGCGGTTGCAGTGCTATGAGGGCGTCGATGAGGCCCGCGCGCTGTACGAGTGGAACCACGCCAAGCAGATTCTGCGCATCCAGGCTTCCAGTGAGAACGACTGGGAGGAGACGAAGGCCGACGTCTTCACCGAGGAGTTCCTGCTCTCGCGCCCGCTGCTCACCGCGATCCGGCGCACCGACCCCACGGTGCTGCTGATCGACGAGACCGACAAGGCCGACGTCGAGATCGAGGGCCTGCTGCTCGAGGTGCTCAGTGATTTCGCGGTGACCGTGCCGGAACTGGGCACCATCACCGCCAGCCGCAAGCCGTTCGTGGTGTTGACCTCGAACGCCACCCGCGAGCTGTCCGAGGCGCTCAAGCGCCGCTGCCTGTACCTGCACCTGGATTTTCCCGACGAGGAGCTGGAGCGGCGCATCCTGGCCAGCCGGGTACCCGAGCTGTCGGCGGCGGTGGCCGCGCAGCTGGTGCGGATCGTGCACGTCCTGCGCGGGATGCAGTTGAAGAAGCTGCCCTCGGTGGCCGAGTCGATCGACTGGGGCCGGACCCTGCTCGCGCTCGGCTTGCGGGATCTGGACGACACGACCGTGCGCGCCACCCTCGGCGTGGTGCTCAAACACCAGAGCGACCACCAGCGCGCGCTGGCCGAACTGAAGCTGGCCTGA
- a CDS encoding histidine phosphatase family protein, whose product MVSRHAGVRTLILLRHGQTEWNAADRMQGQIDTDLTELGRRQAKEAARELVSRNAIAIHSSDLRRAFDTATALAEHTGLTVVPDARLRETNLGDWEGLTHLEVDADYPGARMAWRLDARYTPPNGESKLEVGARSLPVVRELLVGRQDWPGRTIILVAHGGLIAALTAALLDLPPQNWPILGGLANTSWVQLSSHGPSIEQPGWRLDVWNAAAKVAPDVL is encoded by the coding sequence ATCGTGAGCAGACATGCCGGCGTGCGCACCCTGATCCTCCTGCGCCACGGGCAAACCGAATGGAACGCTGCCGACCGTATGCAAGGCCAGATCGATACCGATCTCACCGAACTCGGTCGCAGACAGGCCAAAGAGGCTGCGCGGGAGCTGGTTTCGCGTAACGCCATCGCGATCCACTCCTCGGATCTGCGCCGGGCCTTCGACACCGCGACGGCACTGGCCGAGCACACCGGGCTCACCGTGGTCCCCGACGCGCGGCTGCGGGAGACCAATCTCGGTGATTGGGAGGGGCTGACCCATCTGGAGGTCGACGCCGACTACCCGGGCGCGCGCATGGCATGGCGGCTGGACGCGCGCTACACCCCGCCCAACGGGGAGAGCAAACTCGAGGTCGGCGCGCGGTCGCTGCCGGTCGTACGGGAGTTGCTGGTCGGGCGGCAGGATTGGCCCGGCCGGACTATCATCCTGGTGGCGCACGGCGGGCTGATCGCCGCCCTCACGGCCGCGCTGCTGGACCTGCCGCCGCAGAACTGGCCGATCCTGGGCGGATTGGCCAACACCAGCTGGGTGCAGCTCAGCAGTCACGGCCCGAGCATCGAACAGCCCGGCTGGCGTCTGGATGTGTGGAACGCGGCGGCGAAGGTAGCACCGGATGTCCTCTGA
- a CDS encoding SGNH/GDSL hydrolase family protein: protein MLVIADSLSYFGPKGGLPADHPRIWPNLVAAELDWDVELVGRIGWTCRDAYWALIGDPRVWAAVPRAGAVVFAVGGMDTLPSPLPTALRELIRYVRPPALRRVVRATYNWLQPKLSKLGRPVALPPKVSVDYLEQSRTALAQLRPDLPVVAVLPSVHDCAAYGRVHSGRPRAVEALRAWSGRTSVPLVDLGEAVRDNIFSGEANPDGIHWGWDGHAAVANAMVKTLQEVR, encoded by the coding sequence CTGCTGGTGATCGCCGACTCCCTCTCCTACTTCGGACCCAAGGGCGGACTGCCCGCCGACCATCCGCGCATCTGGCCTAACCTGGTTGCCGCCGAGCTGGATTGGGACGTCGAATTGGTCGGCCGGATCGGCTGGACCTGCCGTGACGCCTACTGGGCGCTGATCGGCGATCCCCGCGTGTGGGCCGCGGTGCCGCGCGCGGGCGCGGTGGTCTTCGCCGTCGGCGGCATGGACACGCTGCCCTCGCCGCTGCCCACCGCGCTGCGCGAACTGATCCGGTATGTGCGCCCGCCCGCCCTGCGCCGTGTCGTCCGCGCCACCTACAACTGGTTGCAACCGAAGCTGTCGAAACTCGGCAGGCCCGTGGCGCTTCCGCCGAAGGTCAGCGTCGACTACCTGGAGCAGTCCCGCACCGCCCTGGCCCAGCTGCGCCCCGACCTGCCCGTCGTCGCGGTGCTGCCGTCGGTGCACGACTGCGCGGCCTACGGTCGCGTGCACTCCGGCAGGCCGCGTGCGGTCGAGGCGCTGCGCGCCTGGTCGGGGCGGACCTCGGTGCCGCTGGTCGACCTGGGTGAAGCGGTGCGCGACAACATCTTCTCCGGCGAGGCGAACCCGGACGGCATCCACTGGGGCTGGGATGGTCACGCGGCGGTGGCCAACGCGATGGTCAAGACCTTGCAGGAGGTTCGGTAG
- the nadD gene encoding nicotinate-nucleotide adenylyltransferase — MHETGRRGRKLGVMGGTFDPIHHGHLVAASEVAHRFDLDEVIFVPTGQPWQKAHEQVSPAEDRYLMTVIATASNPRFSVSRADIDRGKVTYTVDTLREMQSKYPGAELYFITGADALASILTWQDWAELFELAKFVGVSRPGYELNTDHLEEHLRDLPADAVTMIEIPALAISSSECRRRAAENRPVWYLVPDGVVQYISKRHLYVPGAAEGS, encoded by the coding sequence ATGCACGAGACAGGTCGGCGCGGCCGCAAGCTCGGGGTGATGGGCGGCACGTTCGACCCCATCCACCACGGGCACCTGGTCGCCGCCAGCGAGGTCGCTCACCGGTTCGACCTGGACGAAGTGATCTTCGTCCCCACCGGACAGCCCTGGCAGAAGGCGCACGAGCAGGTCAGCCCGGCCGAGGACCGGTACCTGATGACCGTCATCGCCACCGCCTCCAACCCGCGATTCTCGGTCAGCCGCGCGGACATCGACCGCGGCAAGGTCACCTACACCGTGGACACGCTGCGGGAGATGCAATCGAAGTATCCCGGCGCCGAGCTGTACTTCATCACCGGTGCGGACGCGTTGGCCAGCATCCTCACATGGCAGGATTGGGCGGAACTGTTCGAACTGGCGAAGTTCGTCGGGGTGAGCCGTCCGGGGTACGAGCTGAACACCGATCATCTCGAGGAGCATCTGCGGGATCTTCCGGCCGATGCGGTGACCATGATCGAGATCCCGGCGCTGGCGATCTCGTCGAGCGAATGCCGTCGCCGCGCCGCCGAGAACCGGCCGGTGTGGTACCTCGTCCCCGACGGCGTGGTGCAGTACATATCGAAGCGGCACCTGTATGTGCCCGGAGCAGCGGAAGGTAGCTGA
- a CDS encoding helix-hairpin-helix domain-containing protein → MGEPRPDDRSAGEGKWGLLRLPDDPTPDRVGEDDVGRVRSPGWLEEPATGPDRRHRLVPERFRGIRLDPGRRGVRTLGLVGLAAMVIAGVIVFLERPIAHPVTPLPIRQTAAFETPAAAASVSAVRAPTGGVEPGPPTAELVVSVVGLVQRTGLVRLPEGSRVADALAAAGGPSEGADTSGLNLAQRLSDGDQVLVGPAVPNSAAPHQSSSTIGVGGRPSSGSAATSGRPSSSGGRIDLNTASEAELDALPGVGPVTARAIVSWRTTNGRFSSVEQLGEVDGIGPARLARLRDLVRV, encoded by the coding sequence ATGGGTGAACCACGACCCGACGATCGTTCGGCCGGGGAGGGAAAGTGGGGTCTCCTGCGGCTGCCCGACGACCCGACTCCCGACCGGGTAGGCGAAGACGATGTCGGTCGCGTACGGTCTCCCGGCTGGCTCGAGGAACCGGCAACCGGACCAGATCGGCGGCATCGGCTTGTGCCCGAACGATTCCGAGGCATCCGACTCGATCCGGGGCGCCGTGGGGTGCGTACGCTCGGGCTCGTCGGGCTCGCCGCGATGGTGATCGCCGGGGTGATCGTGTTCCTCGAGCGCCCGATCGCACACCCGGTGACGCCGTTGCCGATTCGGCAGACCGCTGCCTTCGAAACACCTGCTGCGGCTGCGTCGGTGAGCGCGGTCCGGGCTCCGACCGGAGGCGTCGAACCCGGTCCGCCGACAGCCGAGCTGGTCGTCAGTGTCGTCGGCTTGGTCCAGCGCACCGGTCTTGTCCGCCTCCCCGAGGGATCGCGCGTCGCCGATGCGCTCGCCGCGGCCGGCGGCCCGAGCGAAGGCGCCGACACCAGCGGTCTGAATCTGGCCCAGCGCTTGTCGGATGGGGATCAGGTGCTGGTCGGTCCGGCCGTGCCGAATTCCGCCGCGCCGCACCAGAGCAGCAGCACGATCGGTGTGGGCGGGCGTCCGTCCTCCGGTTCCGCCGCCACCTCGGGTCGTCCCTCGTCTTCGGGGGGCCGGATCGACCTCAATACGGCCTCTGAGGCCGAACTCGATGCTCTTCCCGGTGTCGGGCCGGTCACCGCACGCGCCATCGTCAGCTGGCGTACGACCAATGGCCGCTTCAGCTCCGTGGAGCAACTGGGTGAGGTAGACGGCATCGGCCCGGCCCGGCTGGCCCGATTGCGTGATCTGGTGCGGGTATGA
- a CDS encoding glutamate-5-semialdehyde dehydrogenase — translation MTVGTTTQPDVREVVHEAARKARVASRALARLTTAQKNDALHAAADALLAAADRVLAANAEDIAAAQAAGTEDSLLDRLRLTKPRIDGIASGLRQVAGLPDPVGVVVRGSTLPNGLEIKQVRVPLGVVGMVYEARPNVTVDAFGLALKSGNAALLRGSSSAARSNAALVAVLRESLAAQDIPADAVQLLPSEDRSSVTHLIQARGLVDVVIPRGGAGLINAVVRDAQVPTIETGTGNCHVYVHAAADLDMAEQILINAKTRRPSVCNAAETVLIDAAIADTALPRLTAALERHGVTIHGDLPGQVPASDADWGEEYLTLDIALKVVDGLDAAVEHIETWGTGHTEAIVTGDLAAAREFTGRVDAAAVMVNASTAFTDGEQFGFGAEIGISTQKLHARGPMALPELTSTKWIVWGEGQIRPV, via the coding sequence ATGACGGTAGGAACGACCACCCAGCCGGATGTTCGCGAGGTGGTGCACGAGGCCGCGCGCAAGGCCCGGGTCGCGTCGCGGGCGCTGGCCCGGCTGACGACCGCGCAGAAGAACGACGCCCTGCATGCCGCCGCCGACGCGTTGCTGGCCGCCGCCGACCGCGTGCTCGCCGCCAATGCCGAGGACATCGCCGCGGCGCAGGCCGCGGGCACCGAGGATTCGCTGCTGGACCGGCTGCGGCTGACCAAGCCCCGTATCGACGGCATCGCCTCGGGATTGCGGCAGGTGGCCGGGCTGCCCGACCCCGTCGGTGTGGTGGTGCGCGGCTCGACCCTGCCCAACGGGCTGGAGATCAAGCAGGTGCGCGTGCCGCTCGGCGTGGTCGGAATGGTGTACGAGGCCCGGCCGAACGTCACCGTCGACGCGTTCGGGCTCGCGCTCAAATCCGGCAACGCCGCCCTGCTGCGCGGCTCGTCCTCGGCGGCCCGGTCGAATGCCGCCCTCGTGGCCGTGCTGCGCGAATCGCTCGCCGCGCAGGATATCCCGGCCGACGCCGTGCAGTTGCTGCCGAGCGAGGACCGTTCCAGCGTCACCCATCTGATCCAGGCCCGCGGCTTGGTCGACGTGGTCATTCCGCGCGGTGGCGCCGGGTTGATCAACGCGGTCGTGCGCGACGCGCAGGTGCCCACCATCGAGACCGGCACCGGCAACTGCCACGTCTACGTGCACGCCGCCGCCGATCTCGACATGGCCGAGCAGATCCTGATCAACGCCAAGACTCGCCGTCCCAGCGTGTGCAACGCGGCCGAGACCGTGCTGATCGACGCCGCGATCGCGGATACCGCGCTGCCGCGGCTCACCGCGGCCTTGGAGCGGCACGGCGTCACCATCCACGGTGACCTGCCGGGCCAGGTCCCGGCCTCCGACGCCGATTGGGGCGAGGAGTACCTCACCCTGGACATCGCGCTCAAAGTGGTCGACGGCCTGGACGCGGCAGTGGAGCACATCGAAACCTGGGGCACCGGTCACACCGAGGCGATCGTCACCGGTGATCTCGCCGCGGCGCGCGAGTTCACCGGCCGTGTCGACGCCGCCGCCGTGATGGTCAACGCCTCCACCGCGTTCACCGACGGCGAGCAGTTCGGCTTCGGCGCCGAGATCGGCATCTCCACCCAGAAGCTGCACGCGCGCGGCCCGATGGCCCTGCCGGAATTGACCTCCACCAAGTGGATCGTCTGGGGCGAAGGACAGATCCGGCCCGTCTGA
- the rsfS gene encoding ribosome silencing factor: MTATAESVEIAQVAARAADEKLASDVVVLDVSEQLVITDCFVIASAPNERQVNAIVDNVEEKLRAAGHKPVRREGTREGRWALLDYVDVVVHIQHNDERNFYALERLWKDCPVVPVAGITGAAPDKRAAATEDEARS; encoded by the coding sequence ATGACCGCGACCGCGGAGTCGGTGGAGATCGCGCAGGTCGCCGCGCGGGCCGCCGACGAGAAACTGGCGTCCGACGTGGTGGTGCTCGACGTGTCCGAGCAGTTGGTGATCACCGACTGCTTCGTGATCGCCTCCGCACCCAACGAACGTCAGGTGAACGCCATCGTCGACAACGTGGAGGAGAAGCTCCGCGCGGCCGGGCACAAGCCGGTGCGGCGCGAGGGCACCCGCGAAGGCCGCTGGGCGCTGCTGGACTACGTCGACGTCGTCGTGCACATCCAGCACAACGACGAGCGCAATTTCTATGCGCTGGAACGTTTGTGGAAGGACTGCCCGGTCGTGCCGGTCGCGGGCATCACCGGGGCCGCGCCGGACAAGCGCGCCGCTGCGACGGAGGACGAGGCGCGATCGTGA
- a CDS encoding MmcQ/YjbR family DNA-binding protein, whose product MDDAALLRYCLAKPGAWQDEPWEGDVVAKVGDKIFAFLGATSVGVKCGRTREEADELVRVYPQDVAASAYIGRYGWNVVQLGGAVPDDELYELVDLSYEAVVSKLPKSKRPSAGPESVR is encoded by the coding sequence ATGGACGACGCCGCGCTGCTGCGCTATTGCCTGGCCAAGCCGGGCGCCTGGCAGGACGAGCCGTGGGAGGGCGACGTCGTCGCCAAGGTCGGCGACAAGATCTTCGCGTTCCTCGGCGCGACGTCGGTCGGCGTGAAATGTGGACGGACCCGCGAAGAGGCCGACGAACTGGTCCGGGTGTACCCGCAGGACGTGGCGGCGTCGGCCTACATCGGACGGTACGGCTGGAACGTCGTCCAGCTCGGCGGCGCCGTTCCGGACGACGAACTCTACGAGCTCGTCGACCTCTCCTACGAGGCCGTCGTGAGCAAGCTGCCGAAGAGCAAGCGCCCCAGCGCCGGACCGGAAAGCGTTCGTTAA